One genomic region from Pseudorca crassidens isolate mPseCra1 chromosome 11, mPseCra1.hap1, whole genome shotgun sequence encodes:
- the AICDA gene encoding single-stranded DNA cytosine deaminase, with the protein MDSLLMKRRKFLYHFKNVRWAKGRHETYLCYVVKRRDSATSFSLDFGHLRNKAGCHVELLFLRYISDWDLDPGRCYRVTWFTSWSPCYDCARHVADFLRGYPNLSLRIFTARLYFCDKERKAEPEGLRRLHRAGVQIAIMTFKDYFYCWNTFVENHERTFKAWEGLHENSVRLTRQLRRILLPLYEVDDLRDAFRTLGL; encoded by the exons ATGGACAG CCTCCTGATGAAGAGGAGGAAGTTTCTTTACCACTTCAAAAACGTGCGCTGGGCTAAGGGCCGCCATGAAACCTACTTGTGCTACGTGGTGAAGCGACGGGATAGCGCCACCTCCTTCTCACTGGACTTTGGGCACCTTCGAAACAAG GCGGGATGCCATGTGGAATTGCTCTTCCTCCGCTACATCTCCGACTGGGACCTGGACCCCGGGCGGTGCTACCGTGTCACCTGGTTCACGTCTTGGAGCCCCTGCTACGACTGCGCGCGGCATGTGGCCGACTTCCTGAGAGGGTACCCCAATCTGAGTCTGAGGATCTTCACAGCGCGCCTCTACTTCTGCGACAAGGAACGCAAGGCGGAGCCCGAGGGGCTGAGGCGGCTGCACCGCGCTGGGGTCCAAATCGCCATTATGACCTTCAAAG attatttttattgctggaaTACTTTTGTGGAAAATCATGAAAGAACTTTCAAAGCCTGGGAGGGGCTGCATGAAAATTCGGTTCGTTTGACCAGACAGCTTCGACGCATCCTTTTG CCCCTATATGAGGTTGATGACTTACGAGATGCATTTCGTACTTTGGGACTTTGA